One segment of Deferribacterota bacterium DNA contains the following:
- a CDS encoding dihydrodipicolinate synthase family protein has product MLEGVITPVITLFDSNKEIDFSANEKLIDRLIDAKINGILLLGSTGEFPYMDTNEKSSFIERGLKYINKRVPTIVGVSSTILEETY; this is encoded by the coding sequence ATGTTAGAGGGCGTTATTACACCCGTTATTACACTTTTTGATAGTAATAAAGAAATTGATTTTAGTGCAAATGAAAAACTTATTGATAGGTTAATTGATGCAAAAATAAATGGTATCTTACTCTTAGGTAGTACAGGCGAGTTTCCTTATATGGATACTAATGAAAAATCTTCATTTATAGAGAGGGGACTTAAATATATTAATAAACGTGTCCCTACAATTGTTGGGGTATCAAGTACTATCTTGGAAGAGACCTAT